One stretch of Bacteroidota bacterium DNA includes these proteins:
- a CDS encoding RDD family protein, giving the protein MQKITEIYEYRNLTREERDQFGRIQMVKKDIRCKREVDSASAGKRILNLLIDYGLLSVFSCLLYFNPSTKSYMGIIILIYPLYFILTEYYFQQTLGKKITKTKVVDVYGKRPSLKQIVLRTLIRALSYDGITFLVRDRGWHDTCTKTYVLSIEEIEEIEELLQDEENLKP; this is encoded by the coding sequence ATGCAGAAAATTACAGAAATATACGAGTACAGAAATCTCACCAGGGAAGAAAGAGATCAATTTGGTCGAATCCAAATGGTCAAAAAAGATATTCGCTGCAAAAGAGAAGTGGACTCAGCATCTGCAGGAAAAAGAATTTTGAATTTGCTTATTGACTATGGCTTGCTCAGTGTTTTCTCATGCTTATTGTATTTCAATCCTTCAACAAAATCATACATGGGCATTATAATCCTGATTTATCCTCTATATTTTATCCTGACAGAGTATTATTTCCAGCAAACACTAGGGAAGAAAATCACAAAAACCAAAGTTGTTGATGTTTATGGAAAAAGGCCATCTTTAAAACAAATTGTTTTAAGAACCCTTATTCGTGCTCTTTCTTATGATGGGATTACTTTTTTAGTCAGAGATAGGGGCTGGCACGACACCTGTACTAAAACCTATGTTTTGTCCATAGAGGAGATTGAAGAAATCGAAGAATTATTACAAGATGAAGAAAATTTGAAACCTTAA